The Chryseobacterium glaciei DNA window TAATCACTAAAATTCTTGAAAACTTTCAAAACGGAAAAAATTTTGACTGCAAATATAAAGCCTTTAAAATGATCTATTATAATATAGTAAGAGTTATTTTCAATAAGAAAATTCGATAAATTATTAATTTGAAAATAGGTTGATTTAAAATATTCTAAATGAATATCAGTATTAATTGTTAAATATTTAAATATAGACCCTAAATCTCTAATTTTAGATACTAACCATTTCAACTCAATCCTAAATCCTGATTCCTTTTGTTTAATACGAAAAGCATGATAAAAATCTTTTTTTTAGCAATTGCGGGTTTGGTAAGAATCATTATATTTGCACCAAGAAAAAATTTAGCAATGGCAAACCAAATTAAAGGAAAAATTTCTCAAATTATTGGTCCTGTAATCGACGTAGTATTTAAAGATGTGGAAGCAATTCCAAGTATTTATGATGCATTGGAAATTACAAAAGGAAACGGTGAAAAAGTAGTCTTAGAGGTAGAACAACATATTGGTGAAGATACTGTAAGATGTATCGCAATGGATGCTACAGACGGTCTTCAAAGAGGGCAGGATGTGATCGGATACGGAAATCCTATTACTATGCCAATCGGTGAAGCTGTGAACGGAAGACTATTCAACGTTGTTGGTGATGCTATCGACGGGCTTCAAAATATTTCTAAGGAAGGTGGTCTTCCAATTCACAGACCAGCTCCAAAATTTGATCAACTTTCAACTTCTGCAGAAGTTTTATTCACAGGTATTAAAGTAATCGACTTAGTTGAGCCTTACGCAAAAGGGGGTAAAATTGGTTTGTTCGGTGGTGCCGGTGTAGGTAAAACAGTATTGATCCAGGAGTTGATTAACAATATTGCAAAAGGACACGGAGGTCTTTCTGTTTTCGCCGGAGTAGGTGAAAGAACGAGAGAAGGAAATGACCTTTTGAGAGAGATGCTAGAATCAGGAATCATCAAGTATGGTGACGCATTCATGGAGTCTATGGAACACGGTGGTTGGGATCTTTCTAAAGTTGACCTTGAGGTTATGAAAGAATCTAAAGCTGCATTCGTTTTCGGACAAATGAACGAGCCACCAGGAGCAAGAGCTAGAGTAGCACTTTCTGGTCTTACATTAGCTGAGTACTACAGAGATGGTGGTGAAAGCGGACAAGGTAGAGACGTACTTTTCTTCGTAGACAACATCTTCCGTTTTACACAAGCTGGTTCTGAGGTATCTGCACTTCTTGGTCGTATGCCATCTGCGGTAGGTTACCAACCAACATTGGCATCTGAAATGGGTGCGATGCAGGAAAGAATTACTTCAACTAAAAATGGTTCAATTACTTCAGTACAGGCGGTTTACGTACCTGCGGATGATTTAACTGACCCGGCTCCGGCAACAACGTTTGCTCACTTAGATGCAACGACAGTATTAGATAGAAAAATTGCTTCATTGGGTATTTATCCAGCAGTAGATCCATTGGCTTCAACGTCAAGAATCTTGGCTCCGGAAATTATCGGTGAAGAGCATTATAACTGTGCTCAGAGAGTAAAAGAAATTCTTCAAAGATACAAAGCGCTTCAAGATATTATCGCGATCCTTGGTATGGAAGAACTTTCTGAAGAAGATAAATCTGTTGTTTACCGTGCTAGAAAAGTTCAGAGATTCTTATCTCAGCCTTTCCACGTAGCTGAACAGTTTACAGGTCTTAAAGGATCATTGGTAGATATCAAAGATACTATCAAAGGATTTACGATGATTATGGACGGTGAACTAGATCACTTACCAGAAGCTGCTTTCAACTTGAAAGGAACTATCGAAGAAGCTATCGCAGCAGGACAAAAAATGTTAGCTGATAACGCTTAAATTTTTGAACGCTTTATGCCTAAAGCTTAAAGCCTAAAGCCTAAAAAATATGAATATAAAAATTTTAACACCAGAATACGTAGTTTTTGAAGGAGAAGTAGACTCAGTATTATTGCCTGGAAAAGATGGTGAATTTCACATCATGAAAAACCACGCAGGAATTGTTTCTTCTTTAATCGGCGGTAAAGTAAAGCTTTTTGCTC harbors:
- the atpD gene encoding F0F1 ATP synthase subunit beta, with protein sequence MANQIKGKISQIIGPVIDVVFKDVEAIPSIYDALEITKGNGEKVVLEVEQHIGEDTVRCIAMDATDGLQRGQDVIGYGNPITMPIGEAVNGRLFNVVGDAIDGLQNISKEGGLPIHRPAPKFDQLSTSAEVLFTGIKVIDLVEPYAKGGKIGLFGGAGVGKTVLIQELINNIAKGHGGLSVFAGVGERTREGNDLLREMLESGIIKYGDAFMESMEHGGWDLSKVDLEVMKESKAAFVFGQMNEPPGARARVALSGLTLAEYYRDGGESGQGRDVLFFVDNIFRFTQAGSEVSALLGRMPSAVGYQPTLASEMGAMQERITSTKNGSITSVQAVYVPADDLTDPAPATTFAHLDATTVLDRKIASLGIYPAVDPLASTSRILAPEIIGEEHYNCAQRVKEILQRYKALQDIIAILGMEELSEEDKSVVYRARKVQRFLSQPFHVAEQFTGLKGSLVDIKDTIKGFTMIMDGELDHLPEAAFNLKGTIEEAIAAGQKMLADNA
- a CDS encoding FoF1 ATP synthase subunit delta/epsilon is translated as MNIKILTPEYVVFEGEVDSVLLPGKDGEFHIMKNHAGIVSSLIGGKVKLFAQSIDNAFAKNLTKENEKDSVFSYSIKSGVVEFNHNKGIILCE